A portion of the uncultured Draconibacterium sp. genome contains these proteins:
- a CDS encoding carbohydrate-binding module family 20 domain-containing protein, translating into MKTQLLLLLLFISCITNAQTVNVTFRVDMQNETTETVFLSGSFCSWTPEEAVQLSASESVYSASLQLTPGDTVQYKFINGQPQLWEQYELLNGLECGYGPDDNRMVVVPETDTVLPLVCFATCNTCISWYAPQVSIRAIQGEGDVTPYLDQDIKTEGVITAINEYGAYIQDTSDFRSGLWVFSPGLNNQYSLGQSVHFIATATEYNGLTQLYNVQFYQNAGTAYTATPLNLNISDIAEDTEGVMVKLSNVEVLNTTNYGEYVVQNEGGDTLVISTYFFTPDLEIGSLYNITGVVDYRFNTFMLAPRNNNDLQNLTHPSVDVTFSVDMKNEDVSNDSVLIRGDWTNWQEPILLSANGTIYSTTITLHIGETYQYKFLNGTENWETIPDASCTAPGNDNRIITVTDTTSSLPLVCYGECSTCISWYAPQLSIRAIQGEGDVTPYLDQDVKTEGVITAISQDGVYIQDTADIRSGIWVYEPDLINHYSVGNAVHFIAVAEEYNGRTSLNQVQFHQFTENPYWVNPINIDAWQMNEDYEGVLVRLNDVEVADIDQYGQYIIVDPYLDTTLIDFSFFEPTLEIGQRYNIAGVVHYRFNSFRLCPRGDGDVEKVTTDVTFSVDMKNEDVSNDSVLIRGDWTNWQEPILLSANGTIYSTTITLHIGETYQYKFLNGTENWETIPDASCTAPGNDNRIITVTDTTSSLPLVCYGECSTCISWYAPQLSIRAIQGEGDVTPYLDQDVKTEGVITAISQDGVYIQDTADIRSGIWVYEPDLINHYSVGNAVHFIAVAEEYNGRTSLNQVQFHQFTENPYWVNPINIDAWQMNEDYEGVLVRLNDVEVADIDQYGQYIIVDPYLDTTLIDFSFFEPTLEIGQRYNIAGVVHYRFNSFRLCPRGDGDVEKVTTDVTFSVDMQNEIVSNDSVFLRGSWNDWSPQQLSKSGTIYSGTVTLRKGEEHQYKFTNGVDGWETIPIGNCIVLNSGNRLLNVPDNDTILPVTCFSYCANCNQYNAPYMAIQEIQGSGDITPYEGQLVKTAGKIMAINEYGAFLQDSTGTRNGIFIYDTTLTNYYSTGNFVEVIATATEYNGMTELKDIVNIDWTDEYFGIYASYIDASAVGEDYESVFVGLSNMEAIGVDQYNQNLVVSETNDTVIIDNYLYQPTLEVGKHYNIFGIVNYRYDTYRVCPRAAGGIQEILPSANVTFQVDMKNQLLTGDGVYISGSFCNWSPAEAVELAASESVYSATVNLTVGDTIQYKFINGAPDQWAQYEIINGLDCAYGNDANRMIIIPENDTILDLVCFAQCAPCTEPPLLAINEIQGIGDVSPYVGQPVTTTGKIMATNQYGAFIQDDTGARNGIFVYDTTLVKTYTQGDFITLTAYTDEYNGLTELKDVLAVDYSTDQPIVGTAYIDASWIGEDYESVFVGLSNMEVIEQDEYNQYITVSEAGDTVIIDNYLYEPTMEVGAFYDIWGVETYRYNTYRISPRAAGGLQRRPDKVTVTFRVNMQEELAADSVLVRGSWDNWSQSVPLTNSGTIYSAQLSIEEGSYIEYKFINGETYEDFIAECTEPQNNNRYFTTPSQDTTLGLVCFNSCSNCPPIYAVSTNAVPSAGGSTSGGGSYTEGDTITVSASATEPYVFTNWTVNGSVVSTSADYEFVVSSNIYVQANFNIPTVQVTFSVDMQHETVDQQGVFLRGSWDNWQQAITLSNAGNLYSATIPLTVEATFQYKFMNGSTYEDFTGNCTVGETNNRQLAVPANNYSLPTVCFNHCTVCPPEYEITAEVNPANAGTVIGAGFYIEGETVELKAVANADFYFENWTNGDSVVSTDTVYTFIATEETALMANFVAIPPSVEITFAVDMKNDTLSNDGIFIMGSWNNWSTPTELSANGAVYSTTLELLCDSLYEYKFMNGNTWENFVADCTTGDSNNRYLTVPLQDSTLATVCFNSCLACTNFYEVVTISDSEQGTTSGEGTYEAGESVTISAVAADGYSFVSWTADDSVVSVNAEYTFTAVKDVTLTANFEVVIPTYSATFAVDMQNELVSDSGVYIVGSWNNWTDATLLNNESAFVYTATVALEENASYEYKFVNGESSNPNNFEAPTGAQVNQETGNRMLVIDSTDVVVPLVCFNQSVACATNEPPVAYSQSFSLLEDSVISFSLQAIDAEDAIEDLVFTIETAPQNSVEFIQDSNRITYRPQADFYGTDELTFSVSDSEGSVSQTATVTLTVEAVNDRPVAQSSTIDAQNTSPVPFSLGALISDNETADNDLDITFVPAMSSVLGGTVSALANQSYSFTASNPETNEDYLVYRVSDGELTSYAEVLTLTNLNSDKSLQIPDEENSLLTVDDEASLRYGQTIGLEFIGIDKTYPFEQLQVSIIKQPEHGTLSNFGLNAYSGSILTTYRARYTATDNSNVRDSVVFKVSNNNETITGVYYLNVGAVKMPPSLLAVANQTMNEGSTLSIDLSVTDMDTELEDLSWTFTSMPAIAAEYNLSIENGMPLLSITPPANYSGNFMVKAKVTDTDELSDEVLFPVAVANINNAPVPHFNNTVQALEDTLFSYILRAEDYDKDSLSFVLANLPDWLSYQVLSKYTVELYGTPDNADVGTSEINIQLSDGLATVLDSLWLEVVNVNDKPVAIAEFDTVYARAGDDMISYTLSDYFYDEDSGAVFSFSLVSAGNTNISQPEINGNLLELSFNSDSVGTTQVTFYAISQGDTLSQTIVVVVDTKVGVGTIDRIPEFSVYPNPVSDHFTVSFGDGNQDWQIQIMDMNGRLILQRPVSMQREVRFESTPFKAAGNYLIRVTYNNAAKTKKIIAH; encoded by the coding sequence ATGAAAACTCAACTTTTACTCCTCTTACTATTCATTAGTTGTATTACTAATGCCCAAACTGTAAATGTTACCTTCCGGGTCGACATGCAAAATGAAACCACAGAAACAGTTTTTTTAAGTGGTTCGTTTTGTTCGTGGACTCCCGAGGAGGCAGTGCAACTAAGCGCCAGCGAATCGGTTTATTCCGCCTCGCTTCAGTTAACTCCCGGCGACACCGTTCAATACAAATTTATTAACGGCCAACCCCAACTTTGGGAACAATACGAACTACTAAACGGACTTGAGTGTGGCTACGGACCAGACGACAACAGGATGGTTGTAGTTCCCGAAACAGACACCGTTTTACCCTTAGTATGTTTTGCTACTTGCAACACCTGCATAAGCTGGTATGCGCCGCAGGTTAGCATTCGTGCTATCCAGGGAGAAGGAGATGTTACACCGTATCTCGATCAGGATATTAAAACCGAAGGCGTTATTACTGCAATTAACGAATACGGCGCATACATTCAGGATACTTCCGATTTCCGCTCCGGTTTGTGGGTATTCAGTCCCGGACTGAACAATCAGTATTCGCTTGGCCAAAGTGTTCATTTTATCGCAACAGCTACTGAATACAACGGACTTACCCAGTTGTATAATGTTCAGTTTTATCAAAACGCCGGAACGGCTTACACCGCCACTCCTTTAAATCTGAACATTTCAGATATTGCAGAAGACACCGAAGGAGTGATGGTTAAACTATCGAACGTAGAAGTATTAAATACCACCAATTATGGCGAGTATGTTGTTCAGAACGAAGGTGGCGACACCCTTGTTATCTCTACCTACTTTTTCACACCCGATCTTGAAATCGGATCTTTATACAACATTACCGGAGTGGTAGACTACAGGTTTAATACTTTTATGCTGGCGCCTCGCAACAACAACGATTTGCAAAACCTAACCCATCCATCGGTTGACGTAACATTCAGCGTTGACATGAAGAACGAAGATGTTTCGAATGACAGTGTGCTTATTCGTGGCGACTGGACCAACTGGCAGGAACCAATTTTACTTTCGGCAAACGGAACCATTTACTCAACCACCATAACACTGCACATTGGCGAAACCTACCAATACAAATTCCTTAACGGAACCGAAAACTGGGAAACAATCCCCGATGCTTCGTGTACAGCTCCGGGAAACGACAACCGCATAATCACGGTAACCGACACAACTTCTTCCCTGCCATTGGTTTGCTATGGCGAGTGCAGCACCTGCATAAGCTGGTATGCGCCGCAGCTTAGTATTCGTGCCATTCAGGGAGAAGGAGATGTTACACCGTATCTCGATCAGGATGTTAAAACCGAAGGCGTTATTACTGCTATTAGCCAGGATGGGGTTTACATTCAGGACACTGCTGATATAAGAAGTGGGATTTGGGTGTACGAACCGGATTTAATTAACCACTACAGCGTGGGCAATGCGGTACATTTTATTGCAGTAGCCGAAGAATATAACGGCAGAACAAGCCTGAACCAGGTACAATTCCACCAGTTTACCGAAAATCCGTACTGGGTAAATCCAATTAATATTGATGCCTGGCAAATGAATGAAGATTACGAAGGTGTTTTAGTAAGGCTAAACGACGTAGAAGTGGCCGACATTGATCAGTACGGACAATATATTATTGTTGATCCATACCTGGACACCACACTTATCGACTTCTCGTTTTTTGAGCCAACACTTGAAATTGGCCAGCGCTACAATATTGCCGGGGTGGTTCATTATCGTTTTAATTCATTCAGGCTTTGTCCACGTGGTGATGGAGATGTTGAAAAAGTAACGACAGACGTAACATTCAGCGTTGACATGAAAAACGAAGATGTTTCAAACGACAGTGTGCTTATTCGTGGCGACTGGACCAACTGGCAGGAACCGATTTTACTTTCGGCAAACGGAACCATTTACTCAACCACCATAACACTGCACATTGGCGAAACCTACCAATACAAATTCCTTAACGGAACCGAAAACTGGGAAACAATCCCCGATGCTTCGTGTACAGCTCCGGGAAACGACAACCGCATAATCACGGTAACCGACACAACTTCTTCCCTGCCATTGGTTTGCTATGGCGAGTGCAGCACCTGCATAAGCTGGTATGCGCCGCAGCTTAGTATTCGTGCCATTCAGGGAGAAGGAGATGTTACACCGTATCTCGATCAGGATGTTAAAACCGAAGGCGTTATTACTGCTATTAGCCAGGATGGGGTTTACATTCAGGACACTGCTGATATAAGAAGTGGGATTTGGGTGTACGAACCGGATTTAATTAACCACTACAGCGTGGGCAATGCGGTACATTTTATTGCAGTAGCCGAAGAATATAACGGCAGAACAAGCCTGAACCAGGTACAATTCCACCAGTTTACCGAAAATCCGTACTGGGTAAATCCAATTAATATTGATGCCTGGCAAATGAATGAAGATTACGAAGGTGTTTTAGTAAGGCTAAACGACGTAGAAGTGGCCGACATTGATCAGTACGGACAATATATTATTGTTGATCCATACCTGGACACCACACTTATCGACTTCTCGTTTTTTGAGCCAACACTTGAAATTGGCCAGCGCTACAATATTGCCGGGGTGGTTCATTATCGTTTTAATTCATTCAGGCTTTGTCCACGTGGTGATGGAGATGTTGAAAAAGTAACGACAGACGTAACATTCAGCGTTGACATGCAAAACGAAATCGTTTCAAACGACAGCGTGTTTTTGCGTGGCAGCTGGAACGACTGGAGTCCACAACAATTAAGCAAGTCGGGAACGATTTACTCCGGAACAGTAACACTTCGGAAAGGAGAAGAGCATCAATACAAGTTTACGAATGGTGTTGATGGATGGGAAACAATCCCAATTGGCAACTGCATCGTTCTTAATAGCGGCAACCGTTTGCTAAATGTTCCGGATAATGATACGATCCTTCCGGTAACTTGTTTTTCGTATTGTGCCAATTGCAATCAATACAATGCTCCATACATGGCTATTCAGGAAATTCAGGGCAGTGGAGACATTACACCATACGAAGGCCAGCTGGTTAAAACAGCAGGGAAAATTATGGCAATAAACGAATATGGTGCCTTTTTGCAGGATAGTACCGGAACACGAAACGGGATATTTATTTACGACACCACCCTGACCAACTACTACTCAACGGGTAACTTTGTTGAAGTTATTGCAACAGCTACCGAATACAATGGAATGACAGAACTAAAAGATATTGTAAACATCGATTGGACTGATGAATACTTTGGTATATACGCCAGCTATATTGATGCTTCAGCTGTTGGCGAAGATTACGAGTCGGTTTTTGTGGGGCTTTCAAATATGGAAGCGATTGGTGTAGATCAGTACAACCAAAACCTTGTTGTTTCGGAAACAAACGACACGGTTATCATCGACAATTACCTGTATCAACCAACACTGGAAGTTGGCAAACATTACAATATTTTTGGGATAGTAAATTACCGTTACGATACCTACCGTGTTTGCCCAAGAGCCGCCGGTGGTATTCAGGAAATTCTTCCTTCAGCAAATGTTACTTTTCAGGTCGATATGAAAAACCAGCTCCTTACAGGTGATGGTGTATACATCAGCGGTTCATTCTGCAACTGGAGTCCGGCCGAAGCGGTGGAACTGGCAGCCAGTGAATCAGTATATTCAGCAACTGTTAATCTTACTGTTGGCGATACCATTCAGTACAAATTTATTAACGGAGCTCCCGACCAATGGGCACAGTACGAAATTATTAACGGACTGGATTGTGCCTACGGAAACGACGCCAACCGGATGATTATTATTCCGGAAAACGACACCATCCTCGATTTGGTTTGTTTTGCACAGTGCGCTCCATGTACCGAACCTCCTTTGCTTGCCATCAACGAGATTCAGGGCATTGGAGATGTTTCGCCTTACGTCGGACAACCAGTTACCACAACGGGTAAAATTATGGCAACAAACCAATACGGAGCCTTTATACAGGATGACACAGGTGCGCGAAACGGAATTTTTGTTTACGATACAACTTTGGTAAAAACCTACACCCAAGGAGACTTTATTACGCTAACAGCTTACACCGATGAATATAACGGATTAACAGAACTGAAAGATGTTCTGGCAGTTGATTACAGTACTGATCAGCCAATTGTTGGCACGGCATACATCGATGCATCGTGGATTGGCGAGGATTACGAATCGGTTTTTGTGGGACTATCGAATATGGAAGTGATTGAACAGGATGAATATAACCAGTACATCACTGTTTCTGAAGCGGGCGATACGGTAATTATCGACAACTACCTTTATGAACCAACAATGGAAGTAGGTGCATTCTACGACATTTGGGGAGTAGAAACCTACCGTTACAACACCTACCGTATTTCGCCAAGAGCGGCCGGTGGCCTGCAACGACGCCCCGACAAAGTTACGGTTACTTTCCGTGTGAATATGCAGGAAGAATTGGCCGCCGACTCTGTGCTTGTGCGAGGAAGCTGGGATAACTGGTCGCAATCGGTACCACTTACCAACAGCGGAACAATTTACTCGGCACAGCTTAGCATCGAAGAAGGAAGCTACATTGAGTACAAATTTATCAATGGCGAAACCTACGAAGATTTTATTGCCGAATGTACCGAGCCACAAAACAACAACCGCTATTTCACCACACCGTCGCAAGACACAACGCTGGGGTTGGTTTGCTTTAACTCCTGTTCAAACTGTCCGCCAATTTATGCGGTAAGTACCAATGCTGTTCCGTCGGCAGGTGGCTCAACAAGCGGTGGTGGATCTTACACCGAAGGAGACACTATTACAGTTTCGGCAAGTGCTACCGAACCCTATGTTTTCACCAACTGGACCGTTAATGGCTCGGTGGTGTCAACCTCCGCAGACTACGAGTTTGTTGTAAGCAGCAACATTTACGTGCAGGCTAACTTTAACATTCCAACTGTTCAGGTAACTTTTAGTGTTGACATGCAACACGAAACGGTTGACCAGCAGGGTGTATTCCTGCGCGGAAGCTGGGACAACTGGCAGCAGGCTATCACACTAAGCAATGCCGGAAACCTATATTCGGCTACCATTCCGTTAACGGTGGAAGCAACATTCCAGTATAAATTTATGAACGGAAGCACTTATGAAGATTTTACCGGCAATTGCACCGTTGGCGAAACCAACAACCGTCAACTCGCCGTTCCTGCCAATAACTACTCGCTTCCAACGGTTTGTTTTAACCACTGCACGGTTTGTCCGCCAGAGTACGAAATTACCGCAGAAGTAAATCCTGCCAATGCAGGAACCGTAATTGGAGCCGGATTTTACATTGAAGGAGAAACAGTTGAATTGAAGGCCGTTGCCAATGCTGATTTCTATTTCGAAAACTGGACAAACGGCGACTCAGTTGTTTCAACCGATACTGTATACACATTTATAGCAACAGAAGAAACAGCGCTGATGGCTAATTTCGTTGCCATTCCACCATCGGTAGAAATTACTTTTGCTGTTGACATGAAAAACGACACCCTTTCAAACGACGGAATTTTCATTATGGGAAGCTGGAACAACTGGTCAACGCCTACTGAATTATCGGCTAACGGCGCGGTTTATTCAACAACATTAGAACTGTTGTGCGACTCGCTTTACGAGTACAAATTTATGAATGGCAACACCTGGGAAAACTTTGTTGCCGACTGCACCACCGGAGACTCAAACAACAGGTATCTCACTGTTCCGCTGCAGGATTCAACTCTGGCAACCGTTTGTTTCAACAGCTGTTTGGCCTGCACCAACTTCTACGAGGTAGTAACCATTAGCGACAGCGAGCAGGGAACCACCAGCGGAGAAGGAACCTACGAAGCCGGAGAAAGCGTAACAATCTCGGCTGTTGCGGCCGATGGTTATTCGTTTGTAAGCTGGACAGCCGACGACTCCGTTGTTTCCGTTAATGCGGAATATACTTTTACGGCAGTGAAAGACGTAACGCTGACCGCCAATTTCGAGGTAGTAATTCCAACCTACTCGGCAACATTTGCAGTTGACATGCAAAACGAACTGGTATCAGACAGTGGCGTGTACATTGTTGGTAGCTGGAACAACTGGACAGATGCTACCCTGCTGAACAACGAAAGTGCATTTGTTTATACTGCTACTGTGGCACTGGAAGAGAATGCAAGCTACGAATACAAATTTGTTAACGGCGAAAGCAGCAACCCGAATAACTTTGAGGCGCCAACAGGTGCACAGGTAAACCAGGAAACCGGAAACCGCATGCTGGTTATCGACAGTACCGATGTTGTTGTGCCGCTGGTTTGCTTTAACCAAAGTGTTGCCTGCGCTACCAACGAACCGCCTGTTGCCTACAGCCAGTCATTCAGTTTGCTCGAAGATTCGGTAATTAGTTTCAGCCTGCAGGCCATTGATGCCGAAGATGCCATTGAAGACCTTGTTTTCACTATTGAAACAGCGCCGCAAAACAGCGTTGAGTTTATACAAGACAGTAACCGCATTACCTACAGGCCACAGGCCGATTTCTACGGAACCGACGAATTAACGTTCAGCGTAAGCGATTCAGAAGGTAGTGTTTCGCAAACGGCAACAGTTACTTTAACGGTTGAAGCGGTTAACGACCGTCCGGTGGCACAATCATCAACCATTGATGCACAAAACACCAGCCCGGTTCCGTTCAGTTTGGGAGCGCTTATTTCGGATAACGAAACTGCCGACAACGATCTGGATATAACTTTTGTTCCTGCCATGAGCAGTGTTTTGGGAGGCACAGTAAGTGCTCTTGCCAATCAATCGTATAGCTTCACAGCAAGCAACCCTGAAACCAACGAAGACTACCTCGTTTATCGCGTATCGGATGGCGAGCTCACTTCGTATGCCGAGGTGCTGACGCTTACCAATTTAAACAGCGATAAGAGTCTGCAGATTCCGGATGAAGAAAACTCCCTGCTGACTGTAGACGACGAGGCCAGTCTTCGTTATGGACAAACCATTGGGCTTGAGTTTATCGGTATCGACAAAACCTATCCGTTTGAGCAATTACAGGTATCGATTATTAAACAACCCGAGCACGGAACCTTGAGCAACTTTGGGCTGAATGCATACAGCGGGTCGATACTAACCACCTACCGTGCACGCTACACCGCTACCGACAACAGCAATGTGCGCGACTCGGTAGTGTTTAAGGTAAGCAACAACAACGAAACCATAACAGGGGTGTATTACCTGAATGTGGGCGCGGTTAAAATGCCGCCAAGCCTGCTGGCTGTTGCCAACCAAACAATGAACGAAGGCAGCACACTCAGCATCGATTTAAGTGTTACCGACATGGATACCGAGCTGGAAGATTTAAGCTGGACATTTACTTCGATGCCCGCAATTGCAGCAGAGTATAACCTTAGCATTGAAAACGGAATGCCGTTACTTAGCATTACCCCGCCGGCCAATTATTCGGGTAACTTTATGGTAAAAGCCAAAGTTACCGATACCGATGAGCTTTCGGACGAGGTGTTGTTCCCGGTTGCGGTGGCTAATATAAACAATGCACCGGTTCCGCATTTCAACAATACGGTGCAGGCGCTCGAAGACACGCTGTTCAGTTATATTCTGAGAGCGGAAGACTACGACAAAGACTCGCTGAGTTTTGTATTGGCCAATCTGCCCGACTGGCTGTCGTACCAAGTGCTTTCGAAATACACCGTGGAACTTTATGGTACGCCCGACAATGCCGATGTGGGCACCAGCGAAATTAACATACAGCTTAGCGATGGCTTGGCAACCGTACTCGACTCGTTGTGGCTCGAGGTAGTTAACGTAAACGACAAACCGGTTGCTATTGCCGAATTTGACACTGTTTATGCGCGTGCCGGCGACGACATGATTAGCTACACCCTAAGCGACTATTTTTACGACGAAGATAGCGGAGCGGTATTTAGCTTTAGCCTTGTTTCGGCCGGAAACACAAACATTAGCCAGCCCGAAATTAACGGCAATCTGCTTGAATTAAGCTTTAACTCGGATAGTGTGGGCACAACGCAAGTTACTTTTTATGCCATTTCGCAGGGCGATACCTTAAGCCAAACAATTGTGGTGGTGGTTGACACAAAAGTTGGTGTTGGCACGATTGACCGAATACCGGAGTTTAGTGTATACCCGAACCCGGTAAGCGATCATTTTACTGTAAGCTTTGGCGATGGCAACCAGGATTGGCAAATTCAGATTATGGACATGAACGGCCGGCTGATTTTGCAACGCCCGGTAAGCATGCAACGCGAGGTGCGTTTTGAATCGACACCGTTTAAGGCCGCAGGCAATTATTTAATTCGGGTAACGTATAACAATGCCGCTAAAACCAAAAAAATTATTGCGCATTAA
- a CDS encoding gliding motility-associated C-terminal domain-containing protein has protein sequence MKRSLFIVTILVFSFYALQAQISSPVANATDVTQYPVFSETDDIFIFCTSDSLAEVATLTASTELEGTKTWLWEKYNETSGSFELYYQESANAASSQINDLANGCYRITITQGATTVVDRAWVFNNWMYAGGEVTVSDCEHFVITGEMNSAVLTYYDLSSNAPVFVNKDVQVEWLEDGNRIASVLNLEVYDPPTKNTNYTLRVYDKFDCDAQADVTYESIVTKAIFTADPMNGEAPLDVTFSNNSENGTPGYYEWFFYRDLNAIKMDSEGAEQPVDSIMLVAYDDAPVYTYENSGTYMVRLVSKHLSDSLTCVDTAYLEDYIEIDTSFIAVPNVFTPNGDGTNDEFVVQFWSMQSIEISIFNRWGKRVHYWESGDVRGFEGSYTESVWDGRIMGGRYASPGVYYYDVTGRGRDGEKRKKHGFVHLFRNKD, from the coding sequence ATGAAGCGAAGTCTTTTTATTGTAACTATTCTGGTATTTTCTTTTTACGCTCTGCAGGCACAAATATCTTCGCCTGTAGCTAACGCCACTGATGTAACACAATACCCGGTATTTTCCGAAACCGACGATATTTTTATATTCTGCACAAGCGATTCTTTAGCCGAGGTTGCCACACTTACAGCAAGTACCGAGCTCGAAGGAACCAAAACATGGTTGTGGGAAAAGTATAACGAAACAAGTGGCTCGTTTGAGTTGTATTACCAGGAAAGTGCCAACGCGGCTTCGTCGCAGATTAATGATTTGGCCAACGGGTGTTACCGCATTACAATAACACAGGGTGCCACAACCGTAGTTGATCGTGCATGGGTTTTTAACAACTGGATGTATGCCGGAGGAGAGGTTACAGTTTCTGACTGCGAACATTTTGTAATTACAGGCGAAATGAACTCGGCGGTGTTAACCTATTATGATTTAAGCAGCAACGCACCTGTTTTTGTAAATAAAGATGTGCAGGTTGAGTGGCTGGAAGATGGCAACAGAATAGCCTCGGTTTTAAACCTTGAAGTTTACGATCCGCCAACAAAAAATACTAACTATACCCTGCGTGTTTACGATAAATTTGATTGCGATGCACAGGCTGACGTAACCTATGAATCGATTGTTACCAAGGCCATTTTTACTGCCGATCCCATGAATGGTGAAGCACCGCTTGATGTTACATTTTCGAATAATTCGGAGAACGGAACGCCGGGGTATTACGAGTGGTTTTTTTATCGCGATTTAAATGCCATAAAAATGGATTCGGAAGGCGCAGAACAACCGGTTGACAGTATTATGCTTGTAGCCTACGACGATGCTCCTGTTTACACCTACGAAAACTCAGGTACTTACATGGTGCGTTTGGTATCGAAACACCTTTCCGATTCGCTTACTTGTGTTGATACTGCTTATCTTGAAGATTATATTGAGATAGATACTTCGTTTATTGCTGTACCCAACGTATTTACACCTAACGGCGATGGCACAAACGACGAGTTTGTTGTTCAGTTCTGGTCGATGCAAAGTATCGAAATCAGTATTTTTAACCGCTGGGGCAAACGCGTGCATTACTGGGAAAGTGGCGATGTACGAGGTTTTGAAGGTTCGTATACCGAAAGTGTTTGGGATGGCCGCATAATGGGAGGCCGTTATGCCAGTCCCGGAGTGTATTATTACGATGTTACAGGCCGTGGCCGCGATGGCGAAAAGCGCAAAAAGCACGGATTTGTGCACCTGTTCCGTAATAAAGATTAG